The following proteins are co-located in the Microcystis wesenbergii NRERC-220 genome:
- a CDS encoding type II toxin-antitoxin system Phd/YefM family antitoxin, which translates to MAMLPIPTTYTSYTQAQEHFLQVLEQVELGNSIVIVQRQGHHDVALIAADELSALLEEVYLLRSPANAQRLFQSLNWSQERLSQTAATTSLEELRQELETEIEQEKAAEV; encoded by the coding sequence ATGGCCATGCTGCCCATCCCCACCACCTATACTAGCTATACCCAAGCACAGGAACATTTTCTTCAGGTTTTAGAACAAGTAGAACTGGGAAACTCGATCGTTATTGTCCAACGTCAGGGTCATCATGATGTGGCCTTGATTGCTGCTGACGAATTATCCGCTTTATTAGAAGAAGTTTATCTTTTGCGCTCTCCAGCTAACGCTCAACGACTTTTTCAGTCCTTAAATTGGTCACAAGAAAGATTATCTCAGACAGCTGCCACCACTTCTCTAGAAGAATTACGTCAAGAATTGGAGACCGAGATTGAGCAAGAAAAAGCCGCAGAAGTCTGA